A genomic window from Shewanella vesiculosa includes:
- the recD gene encoding exodeoxyribonuclease V subunit alpha has translation MLILTHPITELLHLWQEQRLITALDRHFALELANIETINNDPAMSEQQPQLFLLVCAMLSQQLSNQHSCLVIEQIDLANPMAEDNRGNAEINCRIELNHQQLIEQIVLFDAVGQPGDNKPMIFEHGRLYLNKYHFFETQVAAKLTQLANQQIEIDLANSNLPQLIECLFTAEDSNSSQFNWQKIATATALAKALAVITGGPGTGKTTTVTKLLLLLLTQSSLTIRLVAPTGKAAARLSESIKASKHRLLQQLTQVSDPALAKVLTDSLKQIPEEASTLHRLLGVIPNSYQFRHHQDNPLRLDLLVVDEASMVDLPMMYKLLSALPSHGRLILLGDQDQLASVEAGAVLADICVGLKQANPQQTSPWSMRYSAAQAKLIEQLTQQDVSQFIHQQPKIGDSLCMLMHSHRFKGDAGIGLLANAVNQSNVHAIRQVWQHNHAELNWFEHQHNAQGDNTGKQALLALSVHAYGDYLNLVLQNQQAIIDQADRQDSAITLPHAEQTIIDSFNQYRVLCAMRASEFGVEGMNIAITDSLKHAKLITPQNEFYLGRPIIIQSNDYNLGLFNGDIGLILQDSTKPSRLMAHFVMADGSLLKVLPARLPSHDTCYAMTVHKSQGSEFDKVSFVLPHKPSSAQWQLLSKELLYTAITRAKNHFYCLGTAMIFEKASKQATSRASGLAWRLWG, from the coding sequence ATGCTAATACTCACCCATCCAATCACTGAGTTATTGCACCTTTGGCAAGAACAGCGGCTCATTACCGCACTCGATCGTCATTTTGCTTTAGAGCTGGCCAATATTGAAACCATCAATAACGATCCCGCGATGAGCGAACAACAGCCGCAACTGTTCTTGCTTGTTTGCGCCATGCTCAGTCAGCAATTGTCTAATCAGCACAGTTGTTTAGTCATCGAGCAAATTGATTTAGCCAATCCCATGGCAGAGGACAACCGCGGCAACGCTGAAATCAATTGTCGGATTGAACTTAACCATCAACAATTGATTGAACAAATCGTGCTATTTGATGCCGTCGGCCAGCCCGGTGACAACAAACCGATGATTTTTGAACATGGGCGCTTATATTTAAATAAATACCACTTCTTTGAAACTCAAGTGGCGGCTAAGTTGACCCAGTTAGCCAATCAACAAATTGAAATCGACCTAGCTAACAGTAATCTGCCGCAACTGATTGAATGCTTATTTACCGCAGAAGACAGCAATAGCAGCCAGTTTAATTGGCAAAAAATTGCCACGGCCACAGCGTTGGCCAAAGCATTAGCGGTGATAACCGGCGGCCCAGGAACCGGTAAAACCACCACAGTAACCAAGCTATTATTGTTACTGTTAACCCAATCGTCGCTAACAATCCGTTTAGTCGCGCCTACAGGTAAAGCGGCAGCAAGGCTAAGTGAATCGATCAAGGCGTCTAAACATCGTTTACTGCAACAGCTAACTCAAGTCAGCGACCCAGCATTGGCGAAAGTATTAACAGATTCGCTAAAACAAATACCAGAAGAAGCCTCAACATTGCATCGACTATTGGGGGTTATCCCAAACTCATATCAATTTAGGCACCATCAGGATAATCCGTTGCGCTTAGATTTACTGGTGGTCGATGAAGCGTCGATGGTCGACTTACCCATGATGTATAAATTACTCAGCGCCCTACCGTCTCATGGCCGTTTGATATTGTTAGGCGACCAAGATCAACTCGCATCCGTAGAAGCTGGCGCAGTGCTCGCGGATATTTGTGTTGGTTTAAAACAAGCTAACCCGCAACAAACATCACCATGGTCAATGCGTTACAGCGCCGCACAGGCAAAGCTCATTGAGCAATTAACCCAACAAGATGTCAGTCAGTTTATTCATCAACAGCCTAAAATTGGTGACAGTTTGTGTATGTTGATGCACAGCCATCGTTTTAAAGGTGATGCAGGTATTGGGTTATTAGCCAATGCGGTTAATCAATCAAATGTGCATGCGATTCGCCAAGTATGGCAGCACAATCATGCCGAATTGAATTGGTTTGAACATCAGCATAATGCCCAAGGAGATAACACAGGTAAACAAGCATTATTGGCATTATCGGTACACGCTTATGGGGACTACCTTAATTTGGTACTACAGAATCAACAGGCCATTATCGATCAAGCGGATCGGCAAGACAGCGCCATAACACTGCCGCATGCTGAACAAACCATCATCGACAGCTTTAACCAATATCGAGTCTTGTGTGCCATGCGAGCAAGTGAATTTGGGGTTGAGGGCATGAACATCGCCATCACCGACAGCCTCAAACACGCCAAACTGATTACTCCTCAAAATGAGTTCTATTTAGGCCGACCGATCATTATTCAAAGTAACGATTACAACTTAGGCTTATTTAATGGCGACATTGGTTTAATCTTGCAAGACAGCACTAAGCCAAGCCGCTTAATGGCCCACTTTGTTATGGCTGATGGCAGCCTGCTTAAAGTATTGCCCGCACGCTTACCCAGCCACGACACTTGCTACGCCATGACAGTCCACAAAAGCCAAGGCAGCGAGTTTGATAAAGTCAGCTTTGTATTGCCACATAAACCCAGCTCCGCCCAATGGCAATTACTCAGTAAAGAACTGCTTTACACCGCCATCACCCGCGCCAAAAACCATTTCTATTGCTTAGGCACGGCAATGATATTTGAAAAAGCCAGCAAACAAGCCACATCACGAGCATCTGGGCTAGCTTGGAGATTGTGGGGCTGA
- a CDS encoding methyl-accepting chemotaxis protein → MKLTHQGTEVILDCVISSITDLNGNISKYIVFGSNVSSRNKLVTETHSAMSIVLSKIQNTVTTINAVADQTNLLALNAAIEAARAGEAGRGFAVVADEVRNLAKTSNDAAVQIGLLINETQSHVDELASFLSE, encoded by the coding sequence ATGAAACTGACTCATCAAGGCACTGAAGTGATTTTAGATTGTGTTATTTCTTCCATTACGGATTTGAATGGAAATATTTCTAAGTATATTGTTTTTGGTAGTAATGTTTCTTCTCGTAATAAGTTAGTGACCGAAACGCACAGTGCTATGTCTATAGTGTTGAGTAAAATTCAAAATACAGTAACGACCATTAATGCGGTCGCCGATCAAACTAACCTATTAGCCCTCAATGCAGCCATCGAAGCTGCAAGAGCAGGTGAAGCCGGACGTGGATTTGCCGTTGTTGCGGACGAAGTTCGTAATCTTGCGAAAACGTCAAATGACGCCGCGGTTCAAATAGGCCTACTCATCAATGAAACTCAATCTCATGTTGATGAGTTAGCTTCTTTTTTAAGTGAATAA